GTCGACGTTTTGGTCAACAACGCTGGAAAAGCCTTGGGAATCGATAGGGTCGGACAGATCCTACAAGAAGACATAGATGGGATGTTTCAGACCAACGTCATTGGCCTTATTTCGTTGACCCAGCTGATCTTGCCAGGAATGAAGGCTCGTAACAGAGGTGATATTATCCAGCTAGGTTCGATCGCCGGAAGAGATCCGTACCCTGGCGGAGGGATTTACTGTGCTACCAAGGCTGCTGTACGATCGTTCTCGCATTCCCTTAGAAAGGAACTGATCGACACCAAGATCAGAGTCATCGAAATTGATCCTGGAGCAGTCCAGACCGAGTTCTCTCTTGTTAGATACAAGGGCTCGAAGGAGTCTGCCTCTAAAGTCTATGAGGGTGCAGAACCATTGAACGCACTAGATATTGCTGAACTCATAGTATTTGCGTCCACTAGAAGAGAAAATACTGTCGTTGCTGAAACACTAGTGTTTCCTACCAACCAGGCAGGTGCAGGTTACGTATACAGGAAAAAGGATTAGTATAAAATTTATAGAGTTAATTCATTTCCACTgcaaaaactttttcacCTTCTGATTAAATTCTTCAGGGCTATCCAGGTACAGATTATGGCCACTTCTGCTCACTACGTCGAATTTGGCGCTCTTGCCATATCCTGTGAGCTCCTTTACTGCCTCCTCACCACAACTGTTGAACATCCAATCAAACTCACCATAGATCCACAGGCTTTCTTTCACTTTTAGTTCATGAATCCTGTCTAGCATGGGGTATTTTGCGACAACGGTGGGACTAAAGATCTTTAAAATAGTGCGATCACTGAAACTTGCCTTGCTGAAACAATGGTACATATATAGTGACATCGTCTTCAGTTCTTCATAGCTGTTGAACTGATTATTACGGTTGTACTTACTGAAGATGTATTCAGTTAATTTTTGGGCTCCAATGGGTCCACTAAGCCTCAATAAGTCAAACATGGTGATATCCTTTTCCCAGAATTTCATAAAAGTTGAACTCATCACGGGTAATCGCCCCAGAAACCTGTAATCTGCAGGATTTCCTGATGGTTTCAATTCAACCAATGTGCCCTCTTTTGGTTTTCGTAACTTGTTAGTGATTGCATAAGGGCTTCTTTCGATTCCCCCCGGTGAAACTAGCACTAATTTATTCACTCTCTCTGGATACTTTAAAGCAAAGGCAATGGACATATAGCCCCCAAAACTATGACCTAATAAATCAATTTTGTCTATAAGTTTAGCGTCTAGCCATCTCTTGAGCACATCAATATAAATACTTTCGACATGCTCAATCAATTCCTTTTGACCTTTTTTGTAattttcaaactcattaTAGTCTAAGCTAAACATGTCTGGCATCCTCAAAGATCTGTGGATATGCTTATAATGCTCCACGGTTTGAGAATCAAACTGAATATGCAGATGTTTCAGAGTTTCATCCATTACATCCAACTCTGGTTTCCTACTACTCAATCCGAACCCAGGCAAGTCCAATGCATACACTGTAGATCCTGGTTGATCTTTGACTAACCCATGaaaattcttgaaaaataacCCCAATGCTGCCCCGTATCCATGCAACATAACCAACGGAAGAGGTTTCTTTCCCATGGTGTCTTgatctttcaagttttccaCTCTGATTCCGTTGATAGTATCCCCAGAGCCGTTTATCACAATCTTCTCATTCACAGCCTTGAAACCATCAACACCTTTTTCTTGTCCATAGTATGGCATTGcaaacttcatcaacttgTCTTGTTGATCTTGCA
This is a stretch of genomic DNA from Komagataella phaffii GS115 chromosome 3, complete sequence. It encodes these proteins:
- a CDS encoding NADP(+)-dependent dehydrogenase; the protein is MSYGLAAASRLAGKVILITGASSGIGEATALEYANAAKGEIKLALSARRFEKLEGLKEKLTTQWPNIKVHIALLDVSNIAKLTEYVESLPEEFKAVDVLVNNAGKALGIDRVGQILQEDIDGMFQTNVIGLISLTQLILPGMKARNRGDIIQLGSIAGRDPYPGGGIYCATKAAVRSFSHSLRKELIDTKIRVIEIDPGAVQTEFSLVRYKGSKESASKVYEGAEPLNALDIAELIVFASTRRENTVVAETLVFPTNQAGAGYVYRKKD